The sequence ACTGGAGGGTCTTTGCCGGTTCGGCCTTTGCGACCGGCGCTCTGTCGCTTCTAGCGATCACCGCCACCCAGGGCGGCTCGCCGCTGTTCAGCCGCAAGATGGGCTTTCTCGTCGTCAATCTTCTCTGGATCGTCGTGTCTCTCGTCGGCGCGGTGCCTTTTTGGCTATCGTCGCTGAAGCTCGATTTCGCAAAGGCCTTCTTCGAAGCGGTTTCCGGCATCACGACGACGGGTTCGACCGTCATCAGCGGTCTCGACCATGCGCCTCCGGGCATTCTTCTCTGGCGCTCTATCCTGCACTGGCTCGGCGGTATCGGGATCGTGGCGCTCGGGCTCTTCGTCATGCCCTATCTCAGGGTCGGCGGCATGTCCTTCTTCAAGATGGAGTCCTCAGACACCACCGAAAAGCCATTCGCCCGTATCTCCACCTTCACGCGCGCCTTTATCCTGATCTATGTCGTGATGACGGTGACGTGCACGATCATCTTTTCCTATCTGGGCATGAGCCGCTTCGACGCGATCAACCACGCGATGTCGACGGTCGCGACCGGTGGCTTCTCCACCCACGATGCCTCGCTCGGCTATTTCAAAAGCCTGCCGATCCTCTGGGTCGCAACCTTCTTCATGGCGCTGAGCAGCCTGCCGTTTTCCGTGCTCATCCTCTTCATCGTTCGCGGCCGGCTCGACACGCTGAAGGATCCGCAGATCATCGTCTTTCTGTCCTATCTGACGGCCCTCGCGCTCGCCGCAAGCCTTTACCAGCGGATCGTCAACGGGGTGTCGGCGCACGAGGCGTTGGCGCACGGCTTCTTCACCGTCTCCTCCATCCTGTCGACCACCGGTTTTGCCAGCGACGATTACATGCTCTGGGGTGAGTTCATTGTCGCGCTTGCCTTTGCCGCCACCTTCATGGGCGGCTGCTCCGGCTCGACGGCCGGCGGCATGAAGGCCTACCGCTTCATCATCATCTTCAATTCGATCCGCGCCGGCCTTTTCAAGCTGATCTACCCGAACGCGATCCACACCGTGCGCTACGGAAAAACCTTGGTCGATATCGACGTGCAGCGCACTGTGTTCATGTTTTTCACGGCCTACATGTTCATCTGGGCCTTCGGCAGCCTGGCGATGGGCGCAATGGGTTACGATCTTGTTACGGCGGTGTCGGCGGTCGCAACGGCGCTTTCCAACGTTGGCGCCGGGCTCGGCCCGATCATCGGGCCGGCCGGCAACTTCTCGACGCTGACCGACCCGGCGCTCTATCTCCTGTCGCTCATGATGCTGCTTGGCCGTCTGGAAATCCTGACGGTCTTGGTCATCCTGACGCCGCTCTTCTGGAAGGACTGAGCGACAGGTCGAACGAAGCGCGCCCTGTCAGGCGGCCTCGGTCTTGCGGCGCGTGCCTGCGCTTTCGATGTAGTACTTCTCATAGCGGTGGCGATAATGCTCGGCACCGCCAAAGTCGCTGTACTTGGCCAGTTCCTGCATGTCGGTCTTGTTGAGGATCACGCCGAGGATCTTGGCATTGATCTGCGGCTCCGAATGCAAGAGGTCGCGCACCAGGCGCGACGGCGTGCGTCCCCATTCGGCGACGAAGAGGAAACCGTCCGCAAGCGGCGAGAAGGCCTTGGCATCGACGACCGGGGCGAGGGCCGCAAGATCGACGACGACATAGTCGAAGGACTTGCGTGCATTGTCGATGAGCTCGGCCATGGCCGGCGAGGCGAGCAGCTCATGGCTGTCATACGGGCCGTTGCCGTCCACTGCTTCACCGCCGACCGGCAGGATCGCAAGCTTCGTCTGCTGGTCGATCTTGATGCCCGCCGGCCAGGATGCCTGCCCGGTCAACGCTTCCACCAGACCCGCCTTCGGCGGCGGATTGATCATCTTGCTCAAACCCGGCTTGCGGATGTCGGCATCGATCAGAAGGGTCTTCTTGCCGCTTGCAGCGAGAAGCGCCGCAAAATTCGCGGCGATGATCGACTTGCCTTCATCAGGCACCGCCGAGGCGATGCCGATGACGCGCGAGCCGTTGCCAGTCAGCATCCGGTCGCAGGCGAGCTTGGCATTGCGGAAGGTCTCGGTGAAGGACGACCGGGGGGCGTCGAGCACGATGCGGCTGAGCCGTTCGAAAGACGGAGCCCCTTGCGTGACCGGTGGCGGCATCTTGTTCTTCATCAGCTTGGCGCGAACGAGATCCGTCGTTCCAGGGTGACGCGGGCCGACCAACGGAATGTAGCCGAACGACCGATGACCGAGGATCGCGCGCACGTCGCCTTCGAGCCGGAATGTCCGCTCGCGAAACTCCTGGAAGGCCGCAAACGCGCCGCCCGCCATCAGGCCGAGCACCGCCGAAAGCGCCAGCACCATCGTCTTCTTCGGGCTCGACGGCGATGTCGGGACGCCGGCGCTCGAAATCACCCGCGCCTTGGCGATCGGGAAGGAGCGCTGCTGCGAGGCCTGCTCGTAGCGGTTCAGATAGGTCTCATAGAGCGTCTTTAGCGCGGCTGCCCGCTGCTCCAGTTCGCGCAGGTGCACGAGCGAGACATTTGCATTTGCGTTGCGGCCGGTGGTGCCTTCTATGTTTTCTCGCAGCGACGCTTCGCGTGAGCGCGCCACCTCGTATTCGTTGCGGTAGCTTGCCGTCAGCTGCTGCAGTTCCTGGAAGATCTGGCGGCCGACATCGGTTTTCTCCTTGCGCAGCGACACAGCCTGCGGATGGTCGGCGCCGAAGCTCTGGCTCACGTCCTGTTCGCGCTTGCTGACCGCAAGGTAGCGCGTGCGTAGATCGCGGATGACCGAGTTGTCGCCTTCCTTGGCGGAAATCGTGGCGTTCTTGACGGCCGTCTCCGGTCCTTGGTCGACGATCGCCTGGAATTGCTTGTAGCGCGCCGAAGCGCTTGCGCTATCGGCCTGGGCAATGATGAGCTGGCTGTTGAGATCGGCCAGCTGCTGTTCCGACATGAGTTCGCCGCGCGCAAGCGTCAGGCCGTTTTCGCTGCGGTATTTTTCGACCTCGAGCGATGCGGTCTGCGTGCGCTGTCGAAGGTCTGCAAGACGTTCCTGCAGCCAAACCGAGGCCCGTTCGGTCGCCTCGAAATTGGCGTTGAGCTGGTCGTTGAGATAGGCGTCGGCATAGGTGCGAACGATGCCGGCGGCAAGCTGCGGATCGCTGGAACGATAGGCAAGCGAGACGACGGAGCTTCGCGTCACGCGTTCGACGGCCAGTCCCTGCTGGAGCAGTGCCGCCGCCTTTTGCCTCCGGCCGTTGCGGGCCATATCCTCGGAAATTTCCGGTCCGCTCGAGAAGATGCCCGTAACGGACTTCAACCCGTCCTTGACGACGTCGAACGGCGAGCGCGGCGGATTGAGGACGGTGTCGTTGTCGGCAAGGTTCATCTTGTCGACGACACGCAGGGCGAGTTCGCCGGATTTCAGGATTTCCACGGCGCTCGCAATCTGGGTGTCGAGCAGGGCGCTGTTTTGCGGCGGCGCCTGTTCTTCGGCAAATTTCGACAGGTTCTCGTCGAGAAGGACCTGCGTTGCCGATGTGTAGAGCGGTGTTGCGAAGACCAGGTAGGCGACACCGAGCGCGATGAAGAGCGCCACGAACAGGCCGACCATTCTGGCGCGACGCAAGACGACCGAGAACAGACGATCGAGGTCGATGAAGCCGTCGGGCTCCTCCACGTTGCGCGGTACGACACTGTTGAAGGGGAGACTTCTTTGGTTCATTGGGTCGCTCTGTCCGTTTCCCTTTGGTCCGAAGGCTGGCACCTCTTCTTTCAAAAGAGGCGCCGAAGCCAGTTATGCGGCGCGGATGCGGCCTTCGTGAGACAGGACCATGTCCTTGACCGAGGCATAGACCGCGTCGCCGAGATCGGAACGCGCCAGCGCGAAGGCGACATTGGCGGCGATGAAGCCTTCCTTGGAGCCGCAGTCGAACGTGCGCCCATCATAGGGATGGGCGTGAAACGCTTGATTTTGCGACAGTTTCAGCATGCCGTCGGTCAACTGGATCTCGTTTCCGGCGCCGCGCGGCTGGTGGGCGAGGATGTCAAAGATCTGCGGCTGCAGGATGTAGCGACCATTCAGATAAAAATTGGACGGGGCCCCACCCATGCTCGGCTTTTCCACCATTTGGGTGACTTCGAAGCCGTAGGGGACGGCCGCGCCCTTGCCGACGATGCCATATTTCGAGGCGTCTTCCGGTGCGCACTGCTCGACGCCGAGAACGTTGCCGCCCGTCTGGCGATAAAGGTCGACAAGACCGGCCATGCAGCCGCGTCCGCCATGGCAGAGCATGTCCGGCAGGAGCAGCGCAAAGGGCTCGTCGCCGATGAGATCGCGGGCGCACCAGACGGCATGGCCGAGGCCGAGCGGCGCCTGCTGCCGGGTAAAGCTGACGGAACCGGCGCGCGGCAGCATCTCCTCCAGTTCAGAAATCTGGGCGTTCTTACCGGAGCGGGAAAGCGACGAGATGAGTTCAGGCGTGTCGTCGAAGTGGTCTTCGATCGCCTGCTTGTTGCGGCTGGTCACAAAGACGATGTGCTCGATGCCCGCTTCACGGGCTTCATCGACCGCATATTGCACGACCGGACGATCAACGATCGTCAACATCTCCTTCGGTATCGCCTTCGTCGCGGGAAGAAACCGCGTTCCATTGCCGGCGACCGGGATCACAGCTTTCCTGACGGTCCTGATACGGTCCATGGTCTTATCCTTTACTTACGTGTGGGCTTTCGCCCGAGGTGGGTCGTTCGGCCGCCACCGTCGAGGTGGCAGGCTTCATGCGTGCGATTGGCGCGAGCAGCCGGCGCAATCGCACGGCGATCGGCATTCTGAGGTGCCGAAGCGCTCTGGGGTTGGTCAAAGCCACTCGGATGGCTCCTGCCAACGATCTGGATTTCAGGTGTTCGACAAGGCGAAGGAAGGCGTGCGCCTCGACGAGGCTTTTCTCGCGCCGGCGCTGCATCGCCAGCGCGTCGGCATCGAGCGTGTGCCTGGCAAGGAATTCCTGGTCGGCCGTCATCATCGCGTCGATGTGGCGCAGTTCGAGCACGCGCGAAATCGAGCCTTCGCGGATGTGATAGCAATAGCCGGCGGAGGGATCGATGACGCATCGGCCGCCATGGGCAAGCGCCGAGGCGAGCAGGATGTAATCCTCGCCGATCCGGATCGTTTCCTCGAAGCGCAAGCGATGGTCGTTGAGGAACCGACGCTCGAAGATCGGCTTCATGTAGCCGAAATTGAAGGTCGAGCGGAAAAGCACGTTCGAACCGATGAAGGCCGCAAGCGTCAACGTCCGTCGGCGCTCAAGCTCAGCTTCGGGAAACATGCGCTCCAGCCGCCCATCGAGATTGAGGACGTCGATATTGTCCACCGCGATCGAGGCCTCGGTTGCGGAGGCGAGACCGATCATGCGCGACAGCCGCTCCGGGCTGACCGTATCGTCCGCGTCGAGAATGGCGAGCCAGTCGCCGCGTGCAGCTTCGAGGCCGGCATTGCGCGCGCCTCCGGGCCCGCGGTTTTCGGCAAGTTGCAGCAGCCGCACGCGCGGATCAGCAAGTTCTTCGACGACCGTACAGGTCTCGTCCTTCGAGCAATCGTCGACGACGATCACTTCGACATCGACGCCTTTCTGCGCAAGCGCACTGTCGATGGCGTGTCGGACCGTTTCGGCAGCGTTATAGGCCGCGATGACGAAGCTGACGTCGGGGGCGCGTTGCGTCATCAGGCGGTCGCCGCTCCGTATTGCTGCAGCTCGCGCACGCCGATGAGGCCGCTGACGACGCCCGCATGCATGATTGCGCGCAGCGCGTAGCGCGAGCGGGCGACCGGCGATCCGAGCAGCAGCAGACTGGCGACGGCGCAGTAGCCTGATTTCGCCGTTGCGCGGACGATTTCGGCAACTCGGCTGCCGGCTTGGCCCGGTTCGCTCAAGAGCCGGCCATGAGTCTGGCCGGAACGGAATCGGCGTTTCGCCAGCCAGGCTAGCCGCGCGCGTTTCTCCGGCACCGGTTCGAAGACCAGCGCATCGGGCGCATAGGCCAGACGCCCGCCATCCGCATGCATGTGGCGGAAGAACTCCGTATCCTCGCCGCCTGTCTGCCCGAGCGCCAAATTGAACCGCCTGTTGAGAACGACCGGACGGGTGAGATCGATGAGAACATTGCAGGTGTAGCCCGTGCGGATCTCGCCATCGACCCAGACAGGCCGGGTCGAATGAAAATCGCCGCGGCGCATCCAATTCGGGGCAGACAGCGTGTATTCGGCGCGAACCGGGCCGAGCACGACATCGGCGCCGGTCGTCTGCGCGGTATCAAGCAATTGCACGAGCCAGGTCCTCGACACCGTCTCGTCATCGTCGACGAAGGCGAGATAGTGCCCGGTGCTGTTGTCGAGACAGGCATTGCGAGCGATCGAAATGTTCGACGCCGGGCAATGCACGTAGAGGATCTCGCAGGGCATGGTCGGGCGCATCTGGTTGACGAGTGCCTCTGCACTCGGCGTCACGTCGTTGTCAGCGACGATAATGCGGATCGCCACATCGGCAGGCACGGTGATGAGCGCGAGGGAATGCAGCGTTTCTGCGAGCTCCGGCCGGCGAAACGTGCATACCGCTATGTCGATCTGCGTCTGCGCGACGGTGTTGGTCATGGCGCCACCCTCCGGTTACGCGTGGTGAGCAATTCCCGCCAGAAGCCGGCCGACCAGGCAAAATGCATGACCATTGCCGAAACGGTGGCGAGCGGGCCGTAAGGGTTCTTCTGGCCGAGCGCCATCCACATGCCGTAGCCGATGCAGGCCGCAGCCCAGAGCACGACCGGAACGACTGCAAGCCAGCTGACGACCGCGAGCAGCGCGCCGACGGCGACAGGGGCGACGGCCAGCGGCAGCAGCTGCCTGAGATTCGGCCAGGCGCGGTGCTTCAACACATTGCGCGCGCGTCCGCGGCCATAGGCGAAATACTGGCGGAAGAGGGGCCCGACCTTGGCGCGGGGGTAGTAGACCATGCTGGTCCGGTCGGTCATCCAGATGCGGTAGCCCGCTTGGCGGAAGCGATAGTCGAACTCCGCATCTTCGTTGTGGCTGAAGATCTCGTCATAGCCGCCGATCGCCTGGAAGGCGGAAATGCGCATCAGCGCATGGTGGCCGTGATCGGCCCAGTGGCTCGTCGCGCCCAACCGGTGCTTGGCTCCGCCATTGCCGAGCTTGGAATTCTGGGCGTAGGCCGTGGCCTTCTGGAAGGGCGTGAAGCCAACCGTCTGCATCGCGACGACGACCGAGTCCGCGCCTGTCTGAAGCGCCTCTTCGACGAGATGCTCGCAGTAATCGTCCGGATAGGTGCCGTGCGCATCGATGCGGATCATGTAGTCGAAGTCGGCGCCATGGCGTGCGACGGCGAGATTGATCGCCGCACTCTGGATGCGTTTCGGATTGTCGATCACCAGCACGGCCGGATCTTTCTCGGCGAGACGCGCGGCGATCTCGCGGGTGCCGTCGGTGCTGCCGCCGTCAGCGATCAGGATCGCGCCGTTGAGGCGCCTTGCCGCGGGCAGCAAGGCTTCGACGAGGCCTTGCAGATGTTCCGCCTCGTTGAGGCAGGGAATGACGATGAGGACACGCATGCTCATGACAATCCACCTTCGTTTTGGGGCGTTGGGGTATTTTGATGTGCTTGCGGGAAATCGAGCGCGACGCGCGGCGGGGCGGCGGACGTAACAGCCGACAGGCGGCGCACGAGGCCCTGGCAATCGCTGCGATTGAAGATCCAGGTTTCCGGCGCGCAGGCGGCGATCCGCCGGGAGGTGGCGTCGTAAATCTCTGAGGTCATCGATCCGATGAGCGCGGCAAGTGCGGCGGGATCAGCTTCGTCGAGCAGCACCCCAAGGCCGCGTATGGCCAGGAACCGCGCGGTCTCGGTGCCGCGTAGCGCGATAGGCACCCGACCAAAGCGGCAGCCTTCATAAAGCCGGTTCGGCAGCAGCCATTTGGAGTTCTGGCCTTCCTCGAAGAAGTCGATTGCCCAGGTGAAGTGCACGCCGGAATAGATCGCGCCAAGCTCTTCCGGGCTGCGATACGGACCGTGGAACGTCATAAAAGGCTCGTTGCGGATGAAGCCATCGAAGTCGTCGAACTCGCGATGGGCCGGCCGGCCGCGAAGCACGATTTCGACGCGGCCCTCCATGTGGCGCGAGAAGGACGCCAGCAGCGCCAGCGATTTGCGGCAGCGCAGAGCACCGAACCAGCCGATCCGCCACGGGCCACCGATCGGTGCGGCGGCAGCGGTCACCAATGGCCGCGCATTGGTTTCGTCGAGCTCGAGCACCTTGTTCTCAAGCATCATGGTCGGTGCCGAAATACCCGATAGCGGGCGGAAATAGTTCTCGACGAAAGCGGGAGAACTGGTGATCAACAGGCGCGCGTCGCGCCCAAGCAGGCGCTCGCTTGCCCGCAACGTCTTGCCAGCGATGCCGGGGGACAGGAGCAGGCGGTGAATGTCGAGGCATTCGTAGACGATCGGCACGTCACCGCCGAAGAGGCTGACGGCCTTTCTGGCGATCGCCAGCATGTCGAGGTTGCGGGCAATGATCAGGTCTGGACGTTCGACACCACGCAGCGCCGGCTTCAGCGAGAGACAGCTCTTCGCGATCGCACCGACACGCTGGACGAACCGGCCGTCGTGCGTGGTGCCGAGCTCGACCGGTACGATGCCCTCAATCGTCGCCAGCGGGTTTGCGTCGCGCCTGAAGCCTGCAAGCGTCACCTTTGCTCCGCCGGCAAGCAACATCAGCACCCGCCGGCGAACGGCGGGGTCGGCAAGATCCTGTGCGAAGTAGAGTATCTTCAGCATGAACATCCAGTTTTCTGTCCGGCCGCGCCGGGCATGGTTCAAATTTCGCGCCGTGCAGCGGCGGGAGCCAGGCTGCCGACCGTGCTCCCGCTCGTCGGCTAGTTCGTCTTGCAGGCAATCGACTCAGGGAACTGGCAGTCGTCCCCCGGTGCGGTGAAAGCCACCCGGTCGACCTGCATCATCGAGGGGCCTTTGTAGGCAAAGGCGCCCATCCAATCCGTCAGGGTGTCCGTTCCCCAAAGGCTGAAGAAAATCTTCTGCGGATTGGCCGGGATCTTCGCGGGATCGGTGACCTCGTGGACCAGTTCGCCATTCACGTAATAGCGAATGCGCTCCTTCTCCCAGACGAAAGCGTAGTCGTTGAAGCCCTGGTTGGCGCCTCCCGGCACATCGACCAGCTTCTCGTTGCCGCCCTTGGCCGAGACGTATTGATTGATCTGAACCTTTGCCGGGTTCTTGCCGAGCACTTCGAAATCGATCTCGTCATGCGGCTTCTTGTCGGCCGGCCCGATATAGGTGAAGAACGCGGAGTTGAGCCCCGAGCCGTCGGCCGTCTTGATCCGCGCCTCGTAAGTGCCGTAGCTGAAGCGCTTGCGGGTCTGGATTTCGCCGCAGGCGTAATTGCGCTCGCCGAGTTTTCCTTCGGTAAATGTCAGCTCGGCGATGCCGTTGACGACCTTCGCATGCTTCTTCGACCAGGTGCAGTTCTGATGCGCGCCATTGTTCCAGCCGTCCGAGACGTACCAGACGGCGGTGTCGAGCGTATCGAAATTGTCGATGAAAGAGGTACCCGTAGCGGTTCCTTCGGCCAGAGCCGGGCCGGCAAGGCCGGCGGCGAGGAGGGTGAGCAGGGCGAGGCGGTGAGGTCGTTTCGATCTCATGGTCAGGTCCTTTGCTGGGGGGAGGGACCGGCGCGAACAGCCCCTGTCCGCGCACGCATGTCGCGAGCGGGGCCGGTTCGGCTGCCGGTGAGAAGGGCGGTGAGGGCGGGCAGCCAGCGCTCGGAAAGGGCGTAGGCGCCGGCGAGGAGGGCGATCGTGATGAGCGGAACCGCGCAGTAGAACGCCGGATAGTAGCCGATGTCCGATCGGTTCCAGATCATCCAGAGAAGCACGAGCAGCGGAAAATGCGTGCAGAAGATCCAGAAGCTGAGGCCACTGCCGCGTGAGAGCGCCGCGCCGATGTTCGTGCGCACGAGCAGTGCGGAAACGGCCCAGGAACCGACGATGCCGGAAATCGCAATCAGGCTGCGCAGCATTTCGAGCCACACGGGAAAGTTCGGCCCAAACTGAAAGAGCAGGACGGACAAGAGCACAGCTGCGCTTAGGAACGCGATGGTAATCGGCCAGGAAAAGCGATCGAAGCTGCGGACGTCGATGCGATGCAGGCTCATGTAGATGCCGGCGCTAAACCCGAAGAGGATCGACTTCTTTAGGAAGATGCCGTTCGGAACGGGCAAAACCGCATAGGCGAAGAGGACGGCGAGCGTCTGTGCCGGATAGCGCTTGATCAGCCAGGCGAGCACCGGCGAAAGAACGATACAAAGCAGGAGGTCGCGCAGGAAATAGAGCGGCAGATTGATCGGCAGATCCTCAAGCGCGAAGGCCAGGCTCAGCCATTCCCTGGGGCTGGCTCCGACGACCTCGGGCAGGTAGCCCGAACTGATGTCCTTGGTCTGCGCAACGAAAACCAAAGCGAGAGATGCCAGGTTCCACAACAGAAATGGCAACAGAACGGTCCGTGCCTTGGCCTTCAGCGTCCGGCCATAGTCGAAATTGTCGAGGCCGCGGCGGAACAGGAGATAACCGGAAATCGCGCTGAGACACGGGACACCGACACGGAAGAGGCTGTCGCCCAGGAAAATGCGCAACCAGTCGATGCCGCCATAGGTGCCGATATACGGACTGGTCGCCGG comes from Ensifer sp. PDNC004 and encodes:
- a CDS encoding TrkH family potassium uptake protein; the encoded protein is MHAPLYQTAINIAAKAAFYLSLAMLLPAAVDLFYGHPNWRVFAGSAFATGALSLLAITATQGGSPLFSRKMGFLVVNLLWIVVSLVGAVPFWLSSLKLDFAKAFFEAVSGITTTGSTVISGLDHAPPGILLWRSILHWLGGIGIVALGLFVMPYLRVGGMSFFKMESSDTTEKPFARISTFTRAFILIYVVMTVTCTIIFSYLGMSRFDAINHAMSTVATGGFSTHDASLGYFKSLPILWVATFFMALSSLPFSVLILFIVRGRLDTLKDPQIIVFLSYLTALALAASLYQRIVNGVSAHEALAHGFFTVSSILSTTGFASDDYMLWGEFIVALAFAATFMGGCSGSTAGGMKAYRFIIIFNSIRAGLFKLIYPNAIHTVRYGKTLVDIDVQRTVFMFFTAYMFIWAFGSLAMGAMGYDLVTAVSAVATALSNVGAGLGPIIGPAGNFSTLTDPALYLLSLMMLLGRLEILTVLVILTPLFWKD
- a CDS encoding polysaccharide biosynthesis tyrosine autokinase, whose translation is MNQRSLPFNSVVPRNVEEPDGFIDLDRLFSVVLRRARMVGLFVALFIALGVAYLVFATPLYTSATQVLLDENLSKFAEEQAPPQNSALLDTQIASAVEILKSGELALRVVDKMNLADNDTVLNPPRSPFDVVKDGLKSVTGIFSSGPEISEDMARNGRRQKAAALLQQGLAVERVTRSSVVSLAYRSSDPQLAAGIVRTYADAYLNDQLNANFEATERASVWLQERLADLRQRTQTASLEVEKYRSENGLTLARGELMSEQQLADLNSQLIIAQADSASASARYKQFQAIVDQGPETAVKNATISAKEGDNSVIRDLRTRYLAVSKREQDVSQSFGADHPQAVSLRKEKTDVGRQIFQELQQLTASYRNEYEVARSREASLRENIEGTTGRNANANVSLVHLRELEQRAAALKTLYETYLNRYEQASQQRSFPIAKARVISSAGVPTSPSSPKKTMVLALSAVLGLMAGGAFAAFQEFRERTFRLEGDVRAILGHRSFGYIPLVGPRHPGTTDLVRAKLMKNKMPPPVTQGAPSFERLSRIVLDAPRSSFTETFRNAKLACDRMLTGNGSRVIGIASAVPDEGKSIIAANFAALLAASGKKTLLIDADIRKPGLSKMINPPPKAGLVEALTGQASWPAGIKIDQQTKLAILPVGGEAVDGNGPYDSHELLASPAMAELIDNARKSFDYVVVDLAALAPVVDAKAFSPLADGFLFVAEWGRTPSRLVRDLLHSEPQINAKILGVILNKTDMQELAKYSDFGGAEHYRHRYEKYYIESAGTRRKTEAA
- a CDS encoding UTP--glucose-1-phosphate uridylyltransferase, producing MDRIRTVRKAVIPVAGNGTRFLPATKAIPKEMLTIVDRPVVQYAVDEAREAGIEHIVFVTSRNKQAIEDHFDDTPELISSLSRSGKNAQISELEEMLPRAGSVSFTRQQAPLGLGHAVWCARDLIGDEPFALLLPDMLCHGGRGCMAGLVDLYRQTGGNVLGVEQCAPEDASKYGIVGKGAAVPYGFEVTQMVEKPSMGGAPSNFYLNGRYILQPQIFDILAHQPRGAGNEIQLTDGMLKLSQNQAFHAHPYDGRTFDCGSKEGFIAANVAFALARSDLGDAVYASVKDMVLSHEGRIRAA
- a CDS encoding glycosyltransferase family 2 protein, which codes for MTQRAPDVSFVIAAYNAAETVRHAIDSALAQKGVDVEVIVVDDCSKDETCTVVEELADPRVRLLQLAENRGPGGARNAGLEAARGDWLAILDADDTVSPERLSRMIGLASATEASIAVDNIDVLNLDGRLERMFPEAELERRRTLTLAAFIGSNVLFRSTFNFGYMKPIFERRFLNDHRLRFEETIRIGEDYILLASALAHGGRCVIDPSAGYCYHIREGSISRVLELRHIDAMMTADQEFLARHTLDADALAMQRRREKSLVEAHAFLRLVEHLKSRSLAGAIRVALTNPRALRHLRMPIAVRLRRLLAPIARMKPATSTVAAERPTSGESPHVSKG
- a CDS encoding glycosyltransferase family 2 protein, with protein sequence MTNTVAQTQIDIAVCTFRRPELAETLHSLALITVPADVAIRIIVADNDVTPSAEALVNQMRPTMPCEILYVHCPASNISIARNACLDNSTGHYLAFVDDDETVSRTWLVQLLDTAQTTGADVVLGPVRAEYTLSAPNWMRRGDFHSTRPVWVDGEIRTGYTCNVLIDLTRPVVLNRRFNLALGQTGGEDTEFFRHMHADGGRLAYAPDALVFEPVPEKRARLAWLAKRRFRSGQTHGRLLSEPGQAGSRVAEIVRATAKSGYCAVASLLLLGSPVARSRYALRAIMHAGVVSGLIGVRELQQYGAATA
- a CDS encoding glycosyltransferase family 2 protein, yielding MRVLIVIPCLNEAEHLQGLVEALLPAARRLNGAILIADGGSTDGTREIAARLAEKDPAVLVIDNPKRIQSAAINLAVARHGADFDYMIRIDAHGTYPDDYCEHLVEEALQTGADSVVVAMQTVGFTPFQKATAYAQNSKLGNGGAKHRLGATSHWADHGHHALMRISAFQAIGGYDEIFSHNEDAEFDYRFRQAGYRIWMTDRTSMVYYPRAKVGPLFRQYFAYGRGRARNVLKHRAWPNLRQLLPLAVAPVAVGALLAVVSWLAVVPVVLWAAACIGYGMWMALGQKNPYGPLATVSAMVMHFAWSAGFWRELLTTRNRRVAP
- a CDS encoding glycosyl transferase family 1: MLKILYFAQDLADPAVRRRVLMLLAGGAKVTLAGFRRDANPLATIEGIVPVELGTTHDGRFVQRVGAIAKSCLSLKPALRGVERPDLIIARNLDMLAIARKAVSLFGGDVPIVYECLDIHRLLLSPGIAGKTLRASERLLGRDARLLITSSPAFVENYFRPLSGISAPTMMLENKVLELDETNARPLVTAAAAPIGGPWRIGWFGALRCRKSLALLASFSRHMEGRVEIVLRGRPAHREFDDFDGFIRNEPFMTFHGPYRSPEELGAIYSGVHFTWAIDFFEEGQNSKWLLPNRLYEGCRFGRVPIALRGTETARFLAIRGLGVLLDEADPAALAALIGSMTSEIYDATSRRIAACAPETWIFNRSDCQGLVRRLSAVTSAAPPRVALDFPQAHQNTPTPQNEGGLS
- a CDS encoding glycoside hydrolase family 16 protein is translated as MRSKRPHRLALLTLLAAGLAGPALAEGTATGTSFIDNFDTLDTAVWYVSDGWNNGAHQNCTWSKKHAKVVNGIAELTFTEGKLGERNYACGEIQTRKRFSYGTYEARIKTADGSGLNSAFFTYIGPADKKPHDEIDFEVLGKNPAKVQINQYVSAKGGNEKLVDVPGGANQGFNDYAFVWEKERIRYYVNGELVHEVTDPAKIPANPQKIFFSLWGTDTLTDWMGAFAYKGPSMMQVDRVAFTAPGDDCQFPESIACKTN
- a CDS encoding acyltransferase — protein: MNANISSRINLMRIVLISGIVFVHVPYDPATSPYIGTYGGIDWLRIFLGDSLFRVGVPCLSAISGYLLFRRGLDNFDYGRTLKAKARTVLLPFLLWNLASLALVFVAQTKDISSGYLPEVVGASPREWLSLAFALEDLPINLPLYFLRDLLLCIVLSPVLAWLIKRYPAQTLAVLFAYAVLPVPNGIFLKKSILFGFSAGIYMSLHRIDVRSFDRFSWPITIAFLSAAVLLSVLLFQFGPNFPVWLEMLRSLIAISGIVGSWAVSALLVRTNIGAALSRGSGLSFWIFCTHFPLLVLLWMIWNRSDIGYYPAFYCAVPLITIALLAGAYALSERWLPALTALLTGSRTGPARDMRARTGAVRAGPSPQQRT